A stretch of Dama dama isolate Ldn47 chromosome 22, ASM3311817v1, whole genome shotgun sequence DNA encodes these proteins:
- the LOC133043092 gene encoding LOW QUALITY PROTEIN: MORF4 family-associated protein 1-like (The sequence of the model RefSeq protein was modified relative to this genomic sequence to represent the inferred CDS: substituted 1 base at 1 genomic stop codon) has product MGILALDQVEALEEVGVLEPEVDFKQFLLPGISCLLEDIKALNXESRSACLRTRSKWREVDRLLIQMKTQVEASEQGTLNSIRPPNGEADDRVSELCKKAKGKGKEVETEAEMSTELVWRMEESDLPGRRVTVHR; this is encoded by the coding sequence ATGGGGATCTTGGCCCTGGACCAAGTAGAAGCTCTGGAGGAGGTGGGTGTGCTGGAGCCCGAGGTAGATTTCAAGCAGTTTCTGCTCCCAGGCATCAGCTGCCTGCTGGAGGACATCAAAGCGCTCAACTGAGAATCCAGGAGCGCATGTCTGAGGACCAGAAGCAAGTGGCGGGAGGTGGACCGTCTGCTCATCCAGATGAAAACACAGGTGGAGGCCTCAGAGCAGGGCACCTTGAATAGCATTCGGCCTCCCAATGGGGAGGCTGATGACAGAGTATCCGAGTTGTGCAAGAAGGCCAAGGGAAAAGGCAAGGAGGtggagacagaggctgagatgtcAACGGAACTGGTCTGGCGCATGGAGGAAAGCGACTTGCCCGGAAGGAGGGTCACAGTTCACAGGTGA